Proteins from one Bradyrhizobium roseum genomic window:
- a CDS encoding outer membrane protein: MKKLVLGAAALAAMVAPAFAADMQARPYTKAPAYTAPQVVYNWTGFYVGGHVGGAFAGNTSLQGSDARFMGGVQGGFDYQFAPNWVMGVEAQYSWLPSNNNDGVLFPGGTLVTSNTDQIGSVTGRIGYTWGPALLYAKGGYAWRDGNNIGVSVAGVPAAFTTNGSHKDGYTVGGGLEYMFAPNWSAKAEYQYYNFGNTTFTAGPADVAGRSFRNDEHTAKVGVNYRFGWGGGTASRY; this comes from the coding sequence ATGAAGAAGTTAGTGCTCGGGGCTGCCGCGCTGGCCGCCATGGTTGCGCCAGCTTTCGCGGCCGACATGCAAGCCCGGCCCTATACCAAGGCGCCGGCCTATACCGCGCCCCAGGTGGTCTACAACTGGACCGGGTTCTATGTCGGCGGCCATGTCGGCGGCGCCTTTGCGGGCAACACCTCCCTGCAGGGCAGCGACGCCCGCTTCATGGGTGGTGTCCAGGGTGGTTTCGACTATCAGTTCGCCCCAAACTGGGTCATGGGCGTCGAGGCCCAGTACAGCTGGCTGCCCAGCAACAACAATGATGGCGTGCTGTTTCCCGGTGGCACCCTCGTAACCTCCAACACCGACCAGATCGGCTCGGTGACCGGCCGGATCGGCTACACTTGGGGGCCGGCGCTGCTCTACGCCAAGGGCGGTTACGCCTGGCGTGACGGCAACAATATCGGGGTGTCGGTGGCCGGTGTGCCGGCGGCATTCACCACCAACGGCAGCCACAAGGACGGCTACACCGTCGGCGGCGGCCTCGAATACATGTTTGCCCCGAACTGGTCGGCCAAGGCCGAGTACCAGTATTACAATTTCGGCAATACCACCTTCACCGCCGGCCCGGCCGACGTCGCTGGCCGCAGCTTCCGCAACGACGAGCACACCGCCAAGGTCGGCGTGAATTACCGGTTCGGTTGGGGCGGCGGGACTGCCTCCCGATATTGA
- a CDS encoding glucose transporter: MMTSLQTSSTRVQLRLTICLLVACAANVALVCAWL, encoded by the coding sequence ATGATGACGAGCCTCCAGACCTCCAGCACGCGTGTCCAACTCAGGCTGACGATCTGCCTTCTGGTCGCCTGCGCCGCCAACGTGGCGCTGGTATGCGCCTGGTTGTAG